From Rhodopseudomonas palustris, a single genomic window includes:
- the ispH gene encoding 4-hydroxy-3-methylbut-2-enyl diphosphate reductase translates to MSEVRPLEVFLAQPRGFCAGVVRAIEIVERALEKYGPPVYVRHEIVHNKYVVESLKAKGAIFVEELSEVPPKAVTVFSAHGVARSIEEEAAARGLPVLNATCPLVTKVHNQGKRYTSKGRTLILIGHAGHPEVEGTMGQVPGPVLLVQNLEDVAALTLPPETPVAYITQTTLSVDDTKDIIAALSEKFQDIQGPDTRDICYATQNRQSAVRQMSKLVDLILVVGANNSSNSNRLREIGTEAGLPSYLIADGSELNPEWLEGKRAVGITAGASAPEVLVDDVIEALRRIGPVTVSVLPGREENIEFVLPAELATA, encoded by the coding sequence TTGTCTGAAGTTCGCCCCCTCGAAGTGTTCCTTGCCCAACCCCGTGGCTTTTGCGCCGGCGTCGTGCGTGCGATCGAGATCGTCGAGCGCGCGCTGGAGAAGTACGGTCCGCCGGTCTATGTGCGGCATGAGATCGTTCACAACAAATACGTCGTCGAGAGCCTGAAGGCGAAGGGCGCGATCTTCGTCGAGGAACTGTCCGAGGTGCCGCCGAAGGCGGTCACCGTGTTCAGCGCCCACGGCGTCGCTCGCAGCATCGAGGAAGAGGCCGCCGCTCGCGGCCTGCCGGTGCTCAACGCCACCTGCCCGCTGGTCACCAAAGTCCACAACCAGGGCAAGCGCTATACGTCGAAGGGTCGCACCCTGATCCTGATCGGTCATGCCGGCCATCCGGAGGTCGAGGGCACGATGGGGCAGGTTCCCGGCCCGGTGCTGCTGGTGCAGAATCTGGAGGACGTCGCGGCGCTGACGCTGCCGCCGGAAACCCCGGTGGCCTACATCACCCAGACCACCCTCAGCGTCGACGACACCAAGGACATCATCGCGGCGCTGTCGGAGAAATTCCAGGACATCCAGGGCCCGGATACCCGCGACATTTGCTATGCTACCCAGAACCGCCAATCGGCGGTCCGGCAAATGAGCAAGCTGGTGGATCTGATCCTGGTGGTCGGCGCCAACAACAGTTCGAACTCCAACCGGCTGCGGGAGATCGGCACCGAGGCCGGCCTTCCGAGCTACCTGATCGCCGATGGCAGCGAGCTCAATCCGGAATGGCTGGAGGGCAAGCGCGCGGTCGGGATCACCGCCGGCGCCTCGGCGCCGGAAGTGCTGGTCGACGACGTGATCGAGGCGCTGCGCCGGATCGGTCCGGTGACCGTTTCGGTACTGCCGGGCCGGGAGGAAAACATCGAATTCGTTCTGCCTGCGGAACTGGCGACCGCCTGA
- the hpnH gene encoding adenosyl-hopene transferase HpnH, translating into MAIPFHKELVIGGYLLKQKLLGRKRYPLVLMLEPLFRCNLACAGCGKIDYPDAILNRRMTAQECWDAAEECGAPMVAIPGGEPLIHKEIGEIVRGLVARKKFVSLCTNALLLEKKLHLFEPSPYLFFSVHLDGLKEHHDKAVSQQGVFDRAVAAIKAAKAKGFAVNVNCTVFDGYAAEDIAKFMDFTEELGVGVSISPGYAYERAPDQEHFLNRTKTKNLFRQVFASGKGKKWNFMHSSMFLDFLAGNQEFECTPWGMPARNIFGWQKPCYLLGEGYAKTFKELMETTDWDSYGTGKYEKCADCMAHCGYEPTAAMASLNNPLKAAWVALRGIRTSGPMAPEIDMSKQRPAQYVFSEQVEKKLSEIRRDEATEAKDKRQPETSTAA; encoded by the coding sequence ATGGCTATACCGTTTCACAAGGAGCTGGTGATCGGCGGCTATCTGCTGAAGCAGAAGCTGCTCGGGCGGAAGCGTTACCCGCTGGTGCTGATGCTGGAGCCGCTGTTCCGCTGCAACCTCGCTTGTGCCGGCTGCGGCAAGATCGACTATCCCGACGCGATCCTGAACCGACGGATGACCGCGCAGGAGTGCTGGGACGCCGCCGAGGAATGCGGCGCGCCGATGGTCGCGATCCCGGGTGGCGAGCCGCTGATCCACAAGGAGATCGGCGAGATCGTGCGCGGCCTGGTGGCGCGCAAGAAATTCGTGTCGCTGTGCACCAACGCGTTGCTGCTCGAGAAGAAGCTGCATCTGTTCGAGCCGTCGCCCTACCTGTTCTTCTCGGTGCATCTCGATGGCCTGAAGGAGCATCACGACAAGGCGGTGTCGCAGCAGGGCGTGTTCGACCGCGCCGTCGCGGCGATCAAAGCCGCCAAGGCCAAGGGCTTCGCCGTCAACGTCAACTGCACGGTGTTCGACGGCTACGCCGCCGAGGACATCGCCAAGTTCATGGACTTCACCGAGGAACTCGGCGTCGGCGTCTCGATCTCGCCGGGCTACGCCTATGAGCGGGCGCCGGACCAGGAGCACTTCCTCAACCGCACCAAGACCAAAAACCTGTTCCGCCAGGTATTCGCCAGCGGCAAGGGCAAGAAGTGGAATTTCATGCACTCCAGCATGTTCCTCGACTTCCTGGCCGGAAACCAGGAGTTCGAGTGCACCCCTTGGGGCATGCCGGCGCGTAACATCTTCGGCTGGCAGAAGCCGTGCTACCTGCTCGGCGAAGGCTATGCCAAGACCTTCAAGGAGCTGATGGAAACCACGGACTGGGATTCCTACGGCACCGGCAAGTACGAAAAGTGCGCCGACTGCATGGCGCATTGCGGCTACGAGCCGACCGCGGCGATGGCGTCGCTCAACAACCCGCTGAAGGCGGCCTGGGTGGCGCTGCGCGGCATCCGGACATCGGGACCGATGGCGCCGGAGATCGACATGTCCAAGCAGCGCCCGGCGCAGTACGTGTTCTCCGAGCAGGTCGAGAAGAAGCTGTCCGAGATCCGCCGCGACGAAG